The Faecalibacter bovis genome includes the window TATTTTTATCCAATTTCAAAGATTTTTAAATCTGCAAGTAATAAGCTTTGTCCTTTATATCGTTGAAATTTTATTATTCATTTCAATTCTAGTAATGATTCTAGTTGGGATTTATAAATGGATGAATAATCCAATACGTTCTCATATAGTCGCTTTATGTATAAGCAGTATTATATTAGGACTAATTGCATATAAACCATTCGGTTTTATAAATGATAAAATGATTTATGGTGATGATGTTTTGTTTGTTTATTTATAAAGAAGGTGTAGCAAGTTGTAGTTCTTCATTTTCTTTTATAAAGAATGGGATCTATATTCAAGAATCTTTTTGTTTCGGACCGAGTAGAAAAGTAGGTAATTATATAGTTAGGAATGATACGTTATATTTTGATACTTTAAAGATTAACCAATATAAATTTGGAATAATAAATCGTAAAGATTCTGTCTTAGGAATGTACTTAACCAAACCAAGAACGGCTAAAGATTTTAATCACTTTCAACTTGATTCAGCTCAACTGCAAAAGAAAATAAATCAATCTGAAATAGCATATTATAAAATTTATACGATAAATGATTGAAAATAGATATTTGAGTAAAGTGAAATTAAAATGGGTGATTTTATTATTTGCTTTTATTATAATTATAATTGCCGGATTTCTATGTTTTGGTCTATATCTTATGTCTATTGAAGATCGATACGGTGATATTAATTACAATTTTGATACGATAAATGATTGATATAATTAAATAAAAAAAAGCGACCTTATCGGGTCGCTTTTTAAGTTTTAATAATCTTCTAACTTCTTAAATTGAACGGTATCGTTATTTTTCTTAAAAATAAACTCAGAAGATTTAACTGTATATTCATCTAACTTATCATAAGTTTCAATGATATACATTTCTTTATGTCGATAGTTTCGTATTACATTATTTCCATGCTTACGGTTCATTTCATCTCTCAAATTCAATAAAGTTGGAGAGATTAAAAAATCATTTCTATTTTCAATTCTTTTAATGATTTCATTCACTTCAGTCGAATCTAAAATAAAAGTAGTTTCCTGTTGAACAGACTTAAAACCTGAAATATCATTGGTAAGAATTCTTAGAGGTCCTTTCACCTGAATTTTAGCCGCTTGAAAGTCAACTAAAGCATCATCTTTACTGTACATTTTCCCTCTGTAAGCCAAACTTATCAAAGGAATAGAAACAACTAAAAAAACACCTAAACTTATACCAATAGCAGCTCTTGGATAACCTGCCATTCTGATTCCGAAATAAATAAATGGAACCAACAATAAAATAATGATTCCTAAAAGAATCACAGCAAAACCAGCACCCATTATCCGTTAATCATTGTTAAAAATTCATCTTCAGTTAAAACTACAACTGTCCCAATTTCTTCAGCTTTCTTTAATTTACTTCCAGCTTTTTCTCCTGCAATTAAGTAATTTAAGTTTTTAGAAACGGCAGATATATTTTTTCCTCCGTTGGCTTCGACCATTTTCTGCGCTTCAGTTCGTGTAAATTTTGTTAAAGTTCCTGTAAATAAGAAAGTTTTTCCTTCTAATGCATCTGATAATGGTTTAGCTTCTTCGCCAATTTCAAAATTTAATCCGTATGCACGTAATCGTTCAATTAAAGCTAAATTATCTTCATCTTTAAAGTAATCTTTGATTGAAATCGCAATTTTTTCTCCAATATCTCCAACCGAAACTAATTCTTCCATCGTAGCAGCCATTAATCGGTCAATATTTTGAAAATGTTTTACTAATTTCTTGGCAACCGTTTCACCTACGTGTCGGATTCCTATTGCATAAAGCACTTTCTCAAAAGGTTGTTCCTTCGATTTTTCAACCGAATTAATAATATTTTGAGCAGATTTTTCAGCCATTCGATCCAATGGTAAAATATCTTCCTTTTGTAACGTATAGAAATCAGCTACGTTATTAACTAACCCAGCTTGGAATAGTAGAGCCGCAGTTTCGCCACCAATACTATCAATATTCATCGCTTTACGAGAAATAAAATGTTCTAATTTTCCGATAATTTGTGGTTCACAACCCGTATCATTCGGACAATAATGTTGCGCTTCACCTTCTTTACGAATCAATTCTGTACCACAAGACGGACATTCTTTAATAAATTCGATTTCTTGAGTTCCAGGTTCGCGAACATCTGTATTTACTCCAACAATTTTTGGTATAATTTCTCCACCTTTTTCCACATAAACCTTATCTCCAATGCGAATATCCAATTTCTTAATAATATCTTCATTGTGAACTGATGCACGTTTTACGATCGTTCCAGCTAATGATACAGGCGCTAAATTAGCAACAGGTGTAATTGCTCCTGTACGACCAACTTGGTAATCGATACTTAATAATTCAGTTTCGGCAGCTTCGGCTTTAAATTTATAAGCCATTGCCCAACGTGGAGCTTTAGCTGTATATCCTAATTCTTCTTGTTGTGCTAATGAATTAACTTTTATAACAATTCCGTCAGTTTCGTAAGGTAAATTTTTACGTTCAGTATCCCAATAATTCACAAACTCTAAAACTTCCTCTAAAGAAGAACATAATTTTGACGTATTCGGAACTTTAAAGCCAAGCTCATTTGCACCTTGTAGCATATCCCATTGTGTAGCATATGGTAAATTGTTACCTACAAAATAATACGGAAAACATTGTAAACCACGTTTAGATACTTCAGTATTATCTTGTAATTTTAAAGATCCTGAGGCTGTATTCCTAGGATTGGCATATAATTCTAATCCATTATTCGCACGTTCTTCATTAATCAATTTAAACGTATCCAAAGGAATCGTAATTTCGCCTCGCATATAAAATCTTTCCGGAAAATTGCCTTTTAATTTTAAAGGTATGGATTGAATTGTACGAATGTTATTTGTAATCTCGTCACCCTGATAACCATCACCACGAGTTACGGCTTGTTTCAATTCTCCATTTTCGTAATAAATAGAAATAGACGCACCATCATACTTTAATTCACAAACAAATTCTACTTTTTCGTCTCCTAATTGTTTCTCGATACGTTTTTCCCAATCTTGTAAATCTTCAACTGAATAAGAATTATCTAAAGAATACATTCTAAATTCGTGTTGAATCGTTGGGAAATTTTTAGTGATCATACCACCAACACGTTGAGAAGGTGAATTGACATCAAAAAATAGTGGATTTTCTTGTTCTAATTTTATCAATTCTTTCAATTTCAAATCAAATTCAAAATCAGAAATTGAAGGATTATCTAAAACGTAGTAATTGTAATTATGTTGACTGATTTCTTCGCGTAAAGCAAGGATTCTTTCTTGAATATTCATAGTCTTAAAACTTGTAAGCAAAGATAATTCGTAGATTTAATAAGCACAATTTTTAAAATAAATTAAGAGTCATTATATTTAATTACTTTAAAGAAATAAATATGAATAACATTTTAGATACATTAAATACAAAATCTAAAGATTTTGAAAATACAGTTTCAATTGTTACAACTGGGGCTGCTGCAGGAATTGCAATTTCGAAAGGAATTAATAGAAATCAAAAAATAGGTGCTTTAGTTGGAATTGGAGTCGGATTAGCTATTTATACTTTATTTGCACCGAAAAGTGAATTAAAAAAAGTAGGTAAGGCAATAGGTAATCAAATCAAGGAAATAGAAAATAAGTTTGAAAAGTAAATATTTTTTGATCGCTAGCATTGTAGTCTATACAATCAGTTTGTTTTGTCCGATCTACTTTCCAAAAGATATTATAGCTGATAAAATAATTTCTTATGATTTTTTTGGTTATCAAGCTGTTGCATTAGGATGGATGTTATTTGCTTACGTTGATTTTTTCTGTTGGTTAGCTAATTTTACTTTATTGATTTCATGGATTTTCTATCGTAAAAAATTTGCTAATTATTTGGTTTCAATCGGAACTTTTTTAGCTTTTCTTTTCGGAATTAATCATGTCACTCAGTTAAATTTTATGCAAGTACGTGAATATGATTTAACATTATTTGGATATTGGTTTTGGATTATAGCTATGCTTTTACAGATTGTAGCTACAAAATTGTTCCAAAAAGAAAAAGCTATTATAGCAGATGAAAACTAAAAATTATCTCTTAATAAGTATAGCTTGTTTTTTATTAAGTCTTGCATTACCAGTACAATATGATTTGTCAGAATCATTTGAAGAATTCAACTTTTCTCATTCAGTTGGTTTATTGTATTTACTTTGTGGTTATATAACAATTTTTGATGAAAAAATAGACTTTATTTGTTGGCTTGGAAATTTAACAATTTTACTAAGTTGGATTTTCTTTAGGAAAAATAAAGTAAGTAAATTTCTAAGTGTTTTAGCATTTGTACAAATGTCCTTATTCGGTTTGGATTTGATTTTAAGAATAAATTTAATTAATGTGATAAATTATGAATCTTTTCCCGTAGGTTACTTATTCTGGCTAGCATCATCTATTTTTATGATATTTTATCATTTCAATCCAATTCAAAACAATATTAAAAATATATAAGTATTTCAAATCAAGATTTATTTCGTTAAATTATTCATTATGTATAAGCCATTTATCGTTTCAATATTATTATTGCCAACATTAGCGTTTAGTCAATTACAACCTGTTTTTCAAGAAAAAATCGATTCTATTTACGAAAAAAATAAGGATGCGATAGGAATTATAGTACATGTTGAAGCTCCTAATCATAATATATCTTGGAGTTATGCAAAAGGTGTTTCTGATGTTACAACTAATTCGATTTTAAATTCAAATCAACCAGTTTTAATCGCTAGTAATACGAAAACCTATGTTTCTGCTGCTATTTTACGTTTAGTTGAACTCGAAAAAATTAGTTTAGATCAACCAATTAAGTATCTATTATCTAAAGAAACTCGAAAGTTATTTGAGGATGATGGATATAATTTAGAAGAAATAACTGTAAAAAATTTATTATCACATACTTCTGGAATTCAAGATTACGCTGACCAATCTTATTTTGATTTTGTTATTCAGAATCCAACTTACAATTGGACGAAAGAAGAGCAAATGAAAAGAGCTGTTGAGGTTGGAACTCCTCAAAAAGTAGGTGAAAATTTCTTGTATGCAGATATCAATTATTTGCTTTTAACGGAAATTATTGAGCAAATAAATAAAAAGCCGTTTTATAAATCGATGAGAGATTTACTTAAATTTAAAGAATTAGGTTTATCGAAAACATGGTTTATTAATTTAGAGAAGTATCCAAATCAAACGCTGGCTTTGGCACATCAATATTCTACTAAAAATAAGATGGATTCTTATCAAATCAATCCTTCTTGGGATCTTTATGGCGGTGGTGGTTATGCATCGACAGCAAAAGAAGCAGCATTATTTTACCATAATTTGTTTGAAGGTAATATCATCAAAAATCAAATGGTTTTAAATAAAATGATTTCTTATGTTTTGCCAGTTGAGAAAACGGATTATTGTTTAGGAATTTCAAATACTTTTCATTCTGATTTAGGTTTCAGCGTTTATGCACATGGTGGTTTTTGGGGAACTGAAGTTTTATATTCACCAGAAATTAATGCGACGATTAGTATTTTTACTTTGCAACAAGATAAAAGTTATCTTATAAATCCGGTGATTGGAAAAGAGTTTCAAAAATTATTATTGGATAATAAGTAGTGTTGTATTAATCAATTTTTAACCAAATCAAAATAAAAATATAGAAAGTCAAATCTAATCGATTTGGCTTTTTTTGTGTTGTGAATTTGATAATTCCTTCTCGATGAGGTTTAGATAAAACCCAACAAAAAGTATAAATAATTATTAAATTTTTAAATAATCTAATATTTAAGCCAAAGTCTTTAGATTTCCACTACATAATTTGCTTGTAAAAGCTTTAAAAATGCCTTTTTATTTCGTTTATTAAGATATTCATAATTCAATCCCGAAACGAATTAGATAAAATATAATTTATACGCTTAAATAGTATTGATTTGTTAATGATTCAAATTGAAATTTCCAGATCGAAAAGCTAAAATTTCGCAGCATATAAAACACAAGCGGGGCATAGATCTTTTGTTTTTAGACTTTTTAATCCAAAAATAGAATTCATCTCAAAATATTCGATTTTACCTAAAAGTAATAAGAATCGGTTAGGAGGGAGGTTTGTGATTTCCCATTTCATTTCTTCAACTTTCTGATTTTGATATAACGTAATTTCACGTTGATTGTAAATAATTGCGTTTGGATTTTGTTCTAAATCAGGATCGATTGAACATAATATTAGGCTCAATTTCAGATGATCAAAAGGTTTATCTTTTACTTTTTGTTGAAATGACTTGGTATAAAGTTCAGGTATTGTAATAGTTAATTTATTGTTATCTTCATTAACAGGCAGATAATATGGCATAAAATCTTCCCATTTGGAATTTACATTAAAATTTAAACCAATATATTGTTTCGGGTTTCCATCTAAAAGTTTACGTTCGTTTGCATCCTTCGCATGATTATGGATTAATAATTCATATAAAACTTTGCGATGACGGTTGTGTAAATTTCCATCATTGATTAGATCTAATTGATGAATGAAAAAATTACGAATGGCTGATTCCTTAGAACTGGCGTAACCGAATTCGTTATTATTTTTCTTTACTTTTTCTGAAGTTTTAGTTTCATCAGCTACACGTTGTACAATTTGTTTCCCTCGATAATTACGATATACAAAATCTCCAATTTTACCTCTTATTAAACCATCTTTATCAATGCGAGCCATAGTTTTAAGTTTCTTTGATAATCTAAAATAAGTTAAAATCAATTCATATCAAAGTAAATATTTAATTATACTAATAAGTGAAGGATAGTGGAGCATTATGGAGTAATTATGGATTGATTGCTTTATTTTCTTATGTTAAACCTTTAATCTTCAGTTTTCTAAAATTTGATTTTGTATTACAATTGTTTTTATGAATCGGATGTGCTAAATTTGAGTAAATTCAATATAAAAATGCTATGAGTTCAATTCATAATTATTACATTACTTCACAATTATTTCAATTGATTGAAGAAAGAGTAGCTTCAGTAGAAGTTGAAAAAAAATTACGTCCAATCGCCGTAATGTTTGTTCGTTTATTTGATGATATTGATTTTAATATTTCAAACGAATTAGTAGCAGAAGCATTAGAAAAATTAATCTTTTTCGTACATAAAGATGGCATTACTTCAACAGTTGAATTTTCGCAAGTTGAAAAGTTTTTTACAGATGAAGATGATCAATTATTTTTAATCGTTAAAGGAGAAACTTATCAAGTTGTAGAGCCTGCAGAAGTTGATGAAGATGAAAATTTTGAAGAGGAAGCAGAAGGTGTTAAATACGAAGAAAATGCTGAAATTTCTTTAGATGATGAAGAGTCTTACATTGTAGTTGATGGTGATGAAATTATTGAAGAATACGAATTAAATGAAGAAATTACATTGGATGATGAAGATTCGTACCTTGTAATGGAAGATGAGGAAGAAGAAGTTGATGACAATAACGAAGGTTTAGCATTTACAATTCGTCCAATTATTTTAGATAATGCACATGCAGAATTAATTACTTTAGCTGCAACGACAGATTTAGACGAGTTATTAGAAGAGCAAATTGACGATTTACCAGCTTTTAAAGAAATTTTAGATCAATTAGAAGTTATTCGTAAAGAAGTTAAGAAAAAAGAAAAAGAAGATAAAAAGTCTAAAAAAGATAAGAAGAAAAAGAAAAAGTCTAAGAAGAAAAAAGACAAAAACAAGAAGGACAAAAAATCTAATAAAGACGATAAAAAGAAAGATCTAACAGCAAAAATAGCAAAGAAATTACATAACTATGTGATTGAAAAAGAACTTGAACAACAATTATTAATTGAATTTGTTGACTTAAAAAAACAAATAGATTACATCGTTATTCAATATTAATAACTTTTAAGCTTAGAGAAATCTAAGCTTTTTTTATGGATTTAATTTTTGGAATATTGTTTGATTTAATCCTTCTAAACATAAATTCTATGAAAACATTATTAAATATTTTAGGAAATAATTCTAAAACAAAAGGTACAAAATTAGGTTTATTAGCAACTGCAGCGACTACAGGTGTTACTGTAGCTCGTTTTTTAGGGAAACGTTCTATATACGGAATTGTTGGTGGTGTAGCGGTGTCATTAGCTGCTGATTATATCAAAAAGAAATATGATAAGAAATTAGAAGCAAATTCAAATCATCAAAATCCTGATGTAATTGAACATAAATAAAATATAAAAAGCAATTCTTACGAATTGCTTTTTTCATTTATAAATCAGATAAAAATAGTTTTAGTATCTCGGTAATTTAAAAAAAGTAATTATTCAGAATTTAATAATGAATTACAATCCATAAAGTAAGTTTAGTTTTTTACTTTTGCACAAACAAACACAAATGATAAAAACTGTAATTTTTGATATGGATGGTGTAATTGTGGATACGGAACCTGTTCACCACTATGCTTATCATGAACATTATAAGGAATTAAATATTCCAGTAACTCCAGAATTATTTGCAACTTTCACAGGTCAATCGACTAAAAATGTTTATCAAATTTTAAAGGATAAATTTAATTTGACTAAAGAGGTGAATGAGTTAGTTTTAAGAAAACGAGCAATTTTCAACGAAGCATTTGATACGAAACCTAATTTAGAATTAATTTCAGGTGTTGAAAATTTGATTAAAGATTTACATACCAATGGTTTTGAATTAATTTTAGCTTCTTCGGCTTCTAAATCAACGATTGATCGTGTGTTTAATCGTTTTGATTTGAATCAATTTTTTAAAGCTAAAGTTTCGGGCGAAGATTTTCCTAAATCTAAACCAGATCCAGCAATTTTTTTACACGCAGCTTCTTTAGCAAATTCTACAAAAGATGAATGCATCATTATAGAGGATTCGACCAACGGAATTGAAGCCGGTGTTAGAGCTAATATTAAAGTATTAGGTTATGTAAGTCAAAATACGAAACGACAAGATTTATCAAAAGCAACTTGGATTTGTGAAGATTTTAATACTATTGATGCGAATTTTATTCAGCAATTATCATAAAAAAAGGAGCTTTTAAAGCTCCTTTT containing:
- the ligA gene encoding NAD-dependent DNA ligase LigA, whose amino-acid sequence is MNIQERILALREEISQHNYNYYVLDNPSISDFEFDLKLKELIKLEQENPLFFDVNSPSQRVGGMITKNFPTIQHEFRMYSLDNSYSVEDLQDWEKRIEKQLGDEKVEFVCELKYDGASISIYYENGELKQAVTRGDGYQGDEITNNIRTIQSIPLKLKGNFPERFYMRGEITIPLDTFKLINEERANNGLELYANPRNTASGSLKLQDNTEVSKRGLQCFPYYFVGNNLPYATQWDMLQGANELGFKVPNTSKLCSSLEEVLEFVNYWDTERKNLPYETDGIVIKVNSLAQQEELGYTAKAPRWAMAYKFKAEAAETELLSIDYQVGRTGAITPVANLAPVSLAGTIVKRASVHNEDIIKKLDIRIGDKVYVEKGGEIIPKIVGVNTDVREPGTQEIEFIKECPSCGTELIRKEGEAQHYCPNDTGCEPQIIGKLEHFISRKAMNIDSIGGETAALLFQAGLVNNVADFYTLQKEDILPLDRMAEKSAQNIINSVEKSKEQPFEKVLYAIGIRHVGETVAKKLVKHFQNIDRLMAATMEELVSVGDIGEKIAISIKDYFKDEDNLALIERLRAYGLNFEIGEEAKPLSDALEGKTFLFTGTLTKFTRTEAQKMVEANGGKNISAVSKNLNYLIAGEKAGSKLKKAEEIGTVVVLTEDEFLTMING
- a CDS encoding serine hydrolase domain-containing protein gives rise to the protein MYKPFIVSILLLPTLAFSQLQPVFQEKIDSIYEKNKDAIGIIVHVEAPNHNISWSYAKGVSDVTTNSILNSNQPVLIASNTKTYVSAAILRLVELEKISLDQPIKYLLSKETRKLFEDDGYNLEEITVKNLLSHTSGIQDYADQSYFDFVIQNPTYNWTKEEQMKRAVEVGTPQKVGENFLYADINYLLLTEIIEQINKKPFYKSMRDLLKFKELGLSKTWFINLEKYPNQTLALAHQYSTKNKMDSYQINPSWDLYGGGGYASTAKEAALFYHNLFEGNIIKNQMVLNKMISYVLPVEKTDYCLGISNTFHSDLGFSVYAHGGFWGTEVLYSPEINATISIFTLQQDKSYLINPVIGKEFQKLLLDNK
- a CDS encoding HAD family hydrolase: MIKTVIFDMDGVIVDTEPVHHYAYHEHYKELNIPVTPELFATFTGQSTKNVYQILKDKFNLTKEVNELVLRKRAIFNEAFDTKPNLELISGVENLIKDLHTNGFELILASSASKSTIDRVFNRFDLNQFFKAKVSGEDFPKSKPDPAIFLHAASLANSTKDECIIIEDSTNGIEAGVRANIKVLGYVSQNTKRQDLSKATWICEDFNTIDANFIQQLS